Proteins encoded together in one Terriglobus saanensis SP1PR4 window:
- a CDS encoding tagatose 1,6-diphosphate aldolase encodes MKPTPGKLAGLKAVSDARGVIAAAAMDQRGSLKKSLGAARGADANDHDLEVFKTLVTRVLTRYSSAILLDPEFGLPAAKERNSAGLLLAYEKTGYDSATKGRLPDLLDVWSVRRLKEAGADCIKILLYYSPFETTEINDLKHAWVERIGDECNYHDIPFFLETVGYDVDGKGEKTLDYAKKKPEVVSGSMAEFGKARYSVDVLKVEVPIEMSFVEGTRAYKGESAYTRAEALQHFRDAESMTHKPFIYLSAGVSNPVFIETLELAAESGTKFNGVLCGRATWKDGIDVYGKKGADAFEAWLEDEGVKNIENVNAALKAATPWYTKFGAKSLAELG; translated from the coding sequence ATGAAGCCCACCCCCGGAAAACTCGCCGGTCTGAAAGCCGTCTCAGACGCCCGCGGCGTCATCGCCGCCGCCGCCATGGACCAACGCGGATCACTCAAGAAATCCCTCGGTGCAGCCCGCGGCGCGGACGCCAACGATCACGATCTGGAGGTCTTCAAGACCCTCGTGACCCGCGTGCTCACGCGCTATTCCTCCGCGATCCTCCTCGATCCGGAATTCGGCCTTCCTGCCGCCAAGGAGCGCAACAGCGCTGGCCTTCTGCTCGCCTACGAAAAAACCGGCTACGATTCCGCCACGAAGGGCCGCCTTCCTGACCTCCTCGACGTCTGGAGCGTCCGCCGCCTGAAGGAAGCTGGCGCAGATTGCATCAAGATCCTGCTCTACTACTCGCCCTTTGAAACCACTGAAATCAATGACCTGAAGCACGCCTGGGTCGAACGCATCGGCGACGAATGCAACTATCACGACATTCCCTTCTTCCTCGAAACCGTCGGGTACGATGTCGATGGCAAGGGCGAAAAGACTCTCGATTACGCGAAGAAAAAGCCCGAAGTCGTCTCCGGCTCCATGGCGGAGTTCGGCAAGGCACGCTACTCGGTCGACGTTCTGAAGGTGGAAGTTCCCATCGAGATGAGCTTCGTCGAAGGCACGCGCGCGTACAAGGGAGAATCCGCCTACACCCGCGCGGAGGCCCTGCAGCACTTCCGCGATGCAGAATCGATGACGCACAAGCCCTTCATCTACCTCTCCGCTGGCGTCTCCAACCCGGTCTTCATTGAAACGTTGGAACTCGCCGCCGAAAGCGGAACGAAGTTCAACGGCGTCCTCTGCGGCCGCGCCACATGGAAAGACGGTATCGACGTCTACGGCAAGAAAGGCGCGGATGCCTTTGAAGCGTGGCTCGAAGACGAAGGCGTAAAGAACATCGAAAACGTCAACGCAGCTCTCAAGGCCGCCACCCCCTGGTACACGAAGTTCGGCGCGAAATCGCTGGCAGAGCTCGGCTAG
- the guaA gene encoding glutamine-hydrolyzing GMP synthase, which translates to MPTPNSNSTIVILDFGAQYTQLIARRIREFNVFSVVIPCTASLNEVLSYKPAGVILSGGPSSVYDDDAPKADPAVLALGMPILGICYGMQFIAHHLGGKVEPAAKREYGNAMIDIVAQTKIFGGLPEQLDVWMSHGDSVVDMPPGFKLTAKTEHAPAGIADEKRKIWAVQFHPEVHHTPQGTELLHNFVFDICGAKADWTPEHFIQTTVEKIKQQVGSGHAICGLSGGVDSSVAAVLVQRAIGDRLTCIFVNNGVLRKDEFTKVQATMREKLGLKVVAVDASKRFLSQLGGITDPETKRKIIGREFITVFDDEAAKILAAEASDSEVAWLVQGTLYPDVIESSSVKGPSQTIKSHHNVGGLPENMKLKLIEPLRDLFKDEVRRIGRDLKMPDEILDRQPFPGPGLAVRIVGEITPDRVALLQEADEIVVTEIKRAGLYGKLWQSFAVLLPVKSVGVMGDQRTYAYTCAIRAVESEDGMTADWAPLPYEVLKTISSRIVNEIRGINRVVYDITSKPPGTIEWE; encoded by the coding sequence GTGCCTACTCCTAATTCGAACTCCACCATTGTCATTCTTGATTTCGGCGCACAGTACACGCAGCTCATCGCGCGCCGCATCCGCGAGTTCAATGTATTTTCCGTTGTGATTCCATGCACGGCGTCGTTGAATGAAGTGCTTTCGTACAAGCCAGCAGGCGTGATTCTCTCCGGCGGTCCCAGCTCGGTCTATGACGACGACGCGCCAAAGGCCGACCCTGCGGTGCTGGCCCTGGGCATGCCGATCCTTGGGATCTGCTACGGCATGCAGTTTATCGCCCATCATCTCGGCGGCAAGGTTGAACCCGCAGCCAAGAGGGAGTATGGCAACGCGATGATTGACATCGTCGCGCAGACCAAGATCTTTGGTGGTTTGCCTGAGCAGCTGGATGTGTGGATGTCGCACGGCGATTCCGTAGTAGATATGCCGCCGGGATTCAAGCTTACGGCGAAGACGGAGCATGCGCCTGCTGGTATTGCGGACGAGAAGCGCAAGATTTGGGCTGTGCAGTTTCATCCCGAGGTGCATCACACGCCGCAGGGAACGGAGCTGCTGCATAACTTCGTCTTCGACATCTGCGGAGCGAAGGCCGACTGGACTCCTGAACACTTCATCCAGACGACGGTGGAGAAGATTAAACAGCAGGTCGGTTCGGGACATGCCATCTGTGGTCTCTCCGGCGGCGTGGATTCCTCCGTTGCCGCTGTGCTGGTGCAACGCGCGATCGGTGATCGTCTGACGTGCATCTTCGTGAACAACGGCGTTCTGCGCAAGGACGAGTTCACCAAGGTGCAAGCGACGATGCGCGAGAAGCTCGGCCTGAAGGTCGTTGCCGTGGATGCGTCCAAGCGCTTCCTCTCGCAGCTTGGCGGCATCACGGATCCCGAAACGAAGCGCAAGATCATAGGTCGCGAGTTCATCACCGTCTTCGATGATGAGGCGGCAAAGATCCTTGCGGCAGAAGCTTCAGACAGCGAAGTGGCGTGGCTGGTGCAGGGAACGCTCTATCCCGACGTGATCGAATCCTCCAGCGTCAAAGGACCTTCGCAGACGATCAAGAGCCATCACAATGTGGGTGGCCTGCCGGAGAACATGAAGCTGAAGCTCATCGAGCCTCTGCGCGATCTCTTCAAAGACGAGGTGCGACGCATCGGCCGCGATCTCAAAATGCCGGACGAGATCTTGGATCGTCAACCGTTCCCCGGCCCAGGGCTTGCCGTACGTATCGTCGGCGAAATTACGCCGGACCGCGTAGCACTGTTGCAGGAAGCCGACGAGATCGTTGTCACGGAGATCAAGAGGGCTGGTCTCTACGGCAAGCTATGGCAGAGCTTCGCCGTGCTGTTGCCGGTGAAGAGCGTGGGTGTGATGGGCGATCAGCGCACGTACGCGTACACCTGCGCCATCCGCGCCGTGGAGTCGGAAGACGGTATGACGGCGGACTGGGCTCCGTTGCCGTACGAGGTGTTGAAAACGATCTCTTCGCGCATTGTGAACGAGATCCGCGGAATCAATCGCGTGGTCTATGACATTACATCCAAGCCACCCGGAACGATTGAGTGGGAGTAG
- a CDS encoding ABC-F family ATP-binding cassette domain-containing protein, producing MISVSNVSMRYGSKILFEDVSTTFIAGRRYGLTGPNGAGKSTFMKVLTGEHEPQKGNVVRPKKLGVLSQDQYAFDAYRVIDTVIMGNKPLWAAMEEREALYNKPDLTDNDGIRLGELEGIVGEENGYEAESDAAILLQGLDIPDEVHERKMSELQGGQKVRVLLAQALFGDPQALLLDEPTNSLDLDSIHWLQDFLQRYNGTLITISHDRHFLNNVCTHIADIDYQTIITYNGGYDDMVLQKTSVRTRIEGQNEEREKKIAQLNDFIARFSAGTRSSQVNSRKKEVERLATTELARSNIQRPFIRFDQMRPSGKHVLEIEAVTKNYDGKEVFAPFSSSLTRGDKVVLIGRNGTGKTTLVKSLLSGVDDVQDNDFERTSGVVKWGHEAQIGYFAQDHTAAIRKGTTVSEWLHGYDPKKTVEEIRGILGQMLFRGEEGTKKTEALSGGESARLLFCKLMLQKPNILILDEPTNHLDLESINALNQAIQKYEGTVLLVTHDQDLIEEVGTRVWHFEHNKIVDHKGPFEEYQQQLAMTAK from the coding sequence ATGATTTCAGTTTCGAATGTCTCTATGCGCTACGGTTCGAAGATCCTTTTCGAGGACGTCAGCACAACCTTTATCGCAGGCCGTCGCTATGGCCTGACCGGGCCGAATGGCGCCGGGAAATCTACCTTTATGAAGGTCCTCACCGGCGAGCACGAGCCGCAGAAGGGCAATGTCGTACGCCCGAAGAAGCTCGGCGTACTCAGCCAGGACCAGTACGCGTTCGACGCCTACCGCGTGATCGACACCGTCATTATGGGCAACAAGCCGCTCTGGGCGGCGATGGAAGAGCGCGAGGCTCTCTATAACAAGCCCGACCTCACGGACAACGACGGCATTCGCCTCGGCGAACTCGAAGGCATTGTCGGCGAAGAAAACGGCTACGAAGCCGAGAGCGACGCGGCCATCCTGCTGCAGGGGCTCGACATTCCCGATGAAGTCCACGAGCGCAAGATGAGCGAGCTGCAGGGCGGACAGAAGGTGCGTGTGCTTCTGGCGCAGGCCCTCTTCGGCGATCCGCAGGCCCTGCTGCTTGACGAACCGACAAACTCTCTCGATCTTGACTCGATCCACTGGCTGCAGGACTTTCTCCAGCGCTACAACGGAACGCTGATCACGATCTCGCATGACCGGCATTTCCTGAACAATGTCTGCACGCATATTGCGGACATCGACTATCAGACGATCATCACCTACAACGGTGGTTACGACGACATGGTGCTGCAGAAGACCAGCGTTCGTACGCGTATCGAAGGACAGAACGAAGAGCGCGAGAAGAAGATCGCCCAGCTCAACGACTTTATCGCCCGCTTCAGCGCCGGTACCCGTTCCAGTCAGGTGAACAGCCGTAAGAAGGAGGTGGAGCGTCTGGCCACGACCGAGCTTGCTCGCTCCAACATTCAGCGCCCCTTCATCCGTTTCGACCAGATGCGTCCTTCGGGCAAACATGTGCTCGAGATTGAAGCCGTGACGAAGAACTACGACGGCAAGGAAGTCTTCGCGCCGTTTTCGAGTTCTCTGACACGAGGCGACAAGGTCGTTCTCATCGGACGTAACGGCACAGGCAAAACGACGCTGGTAAAGTCGCTTTTGAGCGGTGTGGACGATGTGCAGGACAACGACTTCGAGCGCACCTCCGGTGTGGTCAAGTGGGGTCACGAGGCGCAGATTGGCTACTTCGCGCAGGACCATACGGCGGCGATCCGCAAGGGAACCACGGTCTCCGAGTGGCTCCACGGCTATGACCCGAAGAAGACCGTCGAAGAGATCCGCGGGATTCTGGGACAGATGCTCTTCCGCGGCGAAGAGGGAACCAAGAAGACCGAGGCCCTCTCCGGTGGCGAATCTGCCCGGCTCCTCTTCTGCAAGCTGATGTTGCAGAAGCCGAACATCCTGATCCTGGACGAACCGACGAACCATCTTGATCTGGAGAGCATTAATGCCCTTAACCAGGCGATCCAGAAATATGAAGGTACGGTACTGCTGGTGACGCACGATCAGGATCTGATCGAAGAAGTTGGAACGCGCGTCTGGCACTTCGAGCACAACAAGATCGTGGACCACAAGGGCCCGTTCGAGGAGTACCAGCAGCAGCTTGCGATGACAGCCAAGTAA
- a CDS encoding GntR family transcriptional regulator, with protein sequence MKSKNSSARLSFRFHLNPETGVPVYRQLIDQVHGALASGGLKSGEQLPTVRQLAVDLAINPNTVTRAYREMEIRGLLETQQGTGTFIAEQQTERDSGVRKRQMEQLVNEFVARAGASGFTLNELEEALKKYATKEATRRR encoded by the coding sequence ATGAAAAGCAAGAACTCCAGCGCGCGACTTTCATTCCGCTTCCATCTGAATCCGGAGACCGGTGTGCCTGTCTATCGACAGCTGATCGACCAGGTGCATGGCGCCCTGGCATCGGGCGGACTGAAGTCTGGTGAGCAGCTGCCTACTGTGCGACAGCTCGCAGTCGATCTTGCGATCAATCCGAATACGGTGACGCGCGCTTATCGCGAGATGGAGATTCGCGGCCTGCTGGAGACCCAGCAGGGGACCGGAACTTTTATCGCGGAACAGCAGACGGAGCGGGACAGCGGCGTTCGTAAGAGACAGATGGAACAACTTGTAAATGAGTTCGTCGCCCGCGCTGGAGCCAGTGGGTTTACGTTGAACGAGCTGGAAGAAGCCCTGAAAAAGTACGCGACCAAGGAAGCTACACGGAGGAGATAA
- a CDS encoding TonB-dependent receptor, translating to MKFKNLVFSSVLAAGVMAACTLTATTGYAQTAGNGTISGNVTDGSGAAIPNAPVQIINTDTGATRSLTTNGNGSFNSTFLQSGRYEVIVGGGSFGKVDHKNLILTVGAVLTVDASLPAASVNAEVTVTDAPPLIEEDKTNVSQTIDQTLVSGLPVAGRRYDNFVLLGTNVVPDGSSGLISYRGISGLYNTNLIDGANNQQAFFSEGRGRTSGAPYVFSQDSIKEFQSSVSGYSAEFGQAAGGQINAVSKNGTNTIHGDLFYYLRYPTLNALDPLTKFNGRQPGANAALLQPAIHQQQQFGGSVGGPIIRDKLFYFFTYDGFRRSSPLLYSSSAPISTFTCPNGVNAANCTLAKNYLLSLAGPAPRVLKQDIFFPRLDYQLNGNNHISAEFNFENYKLPNGYNTATTATANSASANGRADFHERFFIANWESVLSSTMTNALRFQWGRDLEVTSANAPGPSVTISGVQAYGMPNALPRLAFPDEHRWQAADTISKVWGRHIFKAGVDVNLIHEYLANLFQGGGVYSYAALNNQCADPTVQGITPCSATANNVVSGTQAAFNNWVQDVFGVNGGRHYSSFAQVNDPITHIGADDFWNKDLAGFIEDTWKPSGNFTMNIGVRYDTQLVPQPPNPYTTSFNGVASPLGNFFTKTIKTNYKMIQPRIGFAWSPYTGTVVRGGYGIFYGLTSNSTFYATRVENGVYQQAYSLSVAQSTPANANITPVTYTFPAGSPSNIGVLFTPPGLPLAAPFAGAVTPTVNGSAGLQKLSFRGQDPNFTNPYTHSMDLAVEQQLPGNVSLTVAYVGTRGMRLPYFIDANQPHTTQTRTYSIRTSATGPVTSQVTVPFYASSLGRPSPNDGGILVGYSGVNSWYHSAAFTIRKPFSHQIELLVNYTWAKAIDGGQVPGQFGTFNGTDTILDPFNLKNPGTLSEYSRSDLDMRGRFVGSLVWSPKLALSNHFASYAVNGWGLGVIATEQTGTPLTAGMSGNASGGFEGGVTGGSVGNSPSPSTGRAPQFKRNAFPSNGVRNVDARVSRDFPIHENVKMQLFVEAFNVANRKQILSYNTTAFQYSNTTDIVPYTGTPAFGTPSSTSGVLFGPRQMQFTAKLFF from the coding sequence ATGAAATTTAAGAATCTGGTATTCAGTAGTGTCCTTGCGGCTGGGGTTATGGCTGCCTGTACGCTGACGGCAACGACGGGCTATGCACAGACCGCCGGTAACGGCACAATCTCAGGTAATGTGACGGACGGCTCGGGTGCCGCGATTCCCAATGCCCCGGTGCAAATCATCAACACCGACACGGGCGCGACGCGTTCCCTGACAACGAATGGAAACGGTAGCTTCAACTCGACCTTTCTGCAGTCTGGTCGCTACGAAGTGATTGTTGGCGGCGGTTCGTTTGGCAAGGTAGACCACAAAAACCTGATTCTAACCGTAGGTGCGGTTTTGACCGTGGATGCGAGTCTTCCCGCGGCCTCCGTCAATGCGGAAGTGACCGTGACTGATGCTCCACCCCTCATCGAGGAAGACAAGACGAACGTCTCGCAAACCATCGATCAGACGTTGGTCAGTGGTTTGCCGGTAGCGGGTCGTCGTTATGACAACTTTGTACTGCTTGGCACGAACGTAGTTCCCGATGGCAGCAGCGGTCTTATCTCTTATCGCGGTATTTCGGGTCTCTACAACACGAACCTGATCGACGGCGCGAACAATCAGCAGGCGTTCTTTTCAGAAGGCCGCGGCCGTACCAGCGGTGCACCGTACGTGTTCTCGCAGGACTCGATTAAGGAATTCCAGTCTTCTGTTTCTGGTTACTCTGCGGAGTTCGGTCAGGCTGCGGGCGGACAGATTAATGCCGTTTCGAAGAATGGAACGAACACCATTCACGGTGATCTGTTTTACTACCTCCGTTACCCGACCTTGAATGCGCTGGATCCGCTTACGAAGTTCAACGGACGTCAGCCCGGCGCGAATGCTGCACTGCTTCAGCCGGCAATTCACCAGCAGCAGCAGTTTGGCGGCTCGGTGGGTGGTCCAATTATTCGGGATAAGCTCTTCTACTTTTTTACTTATGATGGATTCCGCCGTTCGAGCCCGCTTCTCTATAGCTCTTCCGCGCCGATTTCCACTTTTACCTGCCCCAACGGTGTGAACGCAGCCAACTGCACCTTGGCGAAGAATTACCTCCTCAGCCTTGCGGGCCCCGCTCCCCGAGTTTTGAAGCAGGACATTTTCTTCCCGCGTCTTGACTATCAGCTCAATGGCAATAACCATATCAGCGCTGAATTCAACTTCGAAAACTACAAGTTGCCCAATGGTTACAACACGGCAACAACGGCTACGGCAAATTCTGCTTCGGCAAACGGTCGCGCCGATTTCCATGAGCGGTTCTTCATCGCGAACTGGGAATCGGTTCTAAGTTCCACCATGACGAATGCGCTTCGCTTCCAATGGGGCCGCGATCTCGAAGTTACCTCGGCGAATGCTCCTGGACCTTCGGTTACGATCTCGGGCGTACAGGCTTACGGCATGCCGAATGCCCTTCCTCGTCTCGCATTTCCTGACGAGCATCGCTGGCAAGCTGCTGACACGATTTCCAAGGTATGGGGACGCCACATCTTCAAGGCAGGCGTTGATGTGAACCTGATCCACGAGTATCTCGCAAATCTTTTCCAGGGCGGCGGCGTATATTCCTATGCCGCACTCAATAACCAGTGCGCGGATCCTACAGTTCAAGGCATCACTCCTTGCAGCGCTACGGCGAATAACGTGGTCAGTGGAACGCAGGCAGCTTTCAATAACTGGGTGCAGGACGTCTTTGGTGTAAACGGTGGACGCCATTACTCCAGCTTCGCGCAGGTGAACGATCCCATCACTCATATCGGTGCGGACGACTTCTGGAATAAGGATCTCGCGGGGTTCATCGAGGATACCTGGAAGCCTTCGGGGAACTTTACGATGAACATCGGGGTACGCTACGACACGCAACTTGTGCCTCAACCTCCAAATCCGTACACCACAAGCTTTAACGGTGTAGCTTCTCCGCTCGGTAACTTCTTTACCAAAACGATCAAGACAAACTACAAGATGATCCAGCCGCGTATCGGCTTTGCGTGGTCCCCCTATACGGGCACTGTAGTCCGCGGAGGCTATGGCATCTTCTATGGCCTCACCTCCAACTCAACCTTCTATGCCACGCGGGTGGAGAACGGTGTCTATCAGCAGGCGTATTCGCTGAGCGTTGCGCAGTCCACCCCTGCAAATGCCAACATCACTCCCGTAACGTATACCTTCCCCGCAGGTTCGCCGAGCAACATCGGTGTTCTGTTCACGCCGCCGGGCCTGCCCTTGGCTGCTCCATTCGCTGGTGCAGTGACTCCCACTGTCAATGGTTCGGCAGGCTTGCAGAAGCTTTCCTTCCGAGGTCAGGATCCAAACTTCACCAATCCCTACACCCACTCCATGGATCTTGCGGTCGAACAGCAGCTTCCTGGAAACGTCAGCTTGACGGTTGCGTATGTTGGAACGCGCGGTATGCGTCTGCCTTACTTCATCGACGCAAACCAACCCCACACAACGCAGACGCGGACTTACTCCATTCGTACTTCTGCAACTGGCCCGGTAACGAGCCAGGTAACCGTTCCTTTCTACGCCAGCTCTCTGGGCCGTCCTTCTCCGAACGATGGCGGAATCCTTGTAGGCTACTCGGGTGTGAACTCCTGGTATCACTCCGCTGCCTTTACCATTCGCAAGCCCTTCAGCCATCAGATCGAGCTGCTGGTTAACTACACCTGGGCCAAGGCAATCGACGGCGGACAGGTTCCCGGACAGTTCGGTACCTTCAACGGTACCGACACGATTCTGGATCCGTTCAATCTGAAGAACCCCGGTACGCTGAGTGAATACAGCCGTTCCGATCTGGATATGCGCGGTCGTTTTGTCGGCAGCCTTGTGTGGTCGCCGAAACTTGCTCTGTCGAATCACTTTGCAAGCTACGCCGTGAACGGCTGGGGTCTGGGAGTCATCGCAACAGAGCAGACTGGAACTCCTCTCACTGCTGGTATGAGTGGTAATGCTTCCGGCGGCTTTGAAGGTGGTGTGACAGGAGGTTCGGTGGGTAACAGCCCATCGCCCTCCACTGGACGTGCACCCCAGTTCAAGCGTAATGCGTTTCCAAGCAACGGCGTTCGCAATGTGGATGCCCGCGTTTCGCGTGACTTCCCCATCCACGAAAACGTCAAAATGCAGCTCTTTGTCGAAGCATTCAACGTAGCCAACCGGAAGCAGATTCTGTCGTACAACACGACGGCATTCCAATACAGCAACACGACGGATATCGTTCCTTACACTGGTACCCCAGCGTTTGGAACACCGAGCTCCACCTCCGGCGTCCTGTTTGGGCCGCGTCAGATGCAGTTCACCGCAAAGCTATTCTTCTAA
- a CDS encoding alpha/beta fold hydrolase → MYPAKKHQLYLNCIGERRGPVVVFESGLDNTSSDWSKVQTEVAKFTEACSYDRAGLGKSTTDATPGYGPAADTLEEKVEDLRQLLLSAHIPPPYLSVGHSAGGILVRRFASKYPDTVQGMVLVDSAHEEQVWRFIDIDPKVIQGVSLKPDDLRKGGMLPARERFAWNTQIPLIVIEHGRSITRDGLTKAHEAEFEAAMHWMQKDLASRSPQGELRTAKHSGHDIELEEPAVVTRAIQDIWDKLETGK, encoded by the coding sequence ATGTACCCCGCCAAAAAGCATCAGCTCTATCTCAACTGCATTGGCGAACGACGCGGTCCGGTCGTGGTCTTCGAATCCGGCCTGGACAACACAAGTTCTGATTGGAGCAAGGTACAGACGGAGGTCGCGAAGTTTACCGAAGCCTGCAGTTACGATAGGGCAGGCCTCGGCAAAAGTACGACCGATGCCACACCCGGCTATGGTCCGGCAGCCGACACTCTGGAGGAGAAGGTTGAGGACCTTCGTCAGTTACTTTTGTCCGCTCATATTCCGCCGCCCTACCTGAGCGTGGGCCACTCGGCAGGCGGCATCCTCGTCCGCAGGTTTGCCTCAAAGTATCCCGATACGGTGCAGGGAATGGTGCTGGTCGATTCCGCTCACGAAGAACAGGTGTGGCGCTTTATCGATATCGATCCGAAGGTCATTCAGGGCGTTTCGTTGAAACCAGACGACCTACGCAAAGGAGGCATGCTGCCTGCGCGCGAACGTTTCGCGTGGAACACTCAGATACCGCTCATTGTGATTGAGCATGGTCGTTCCATCACAAGAGACGGCCTGACGAAAGCCCATGAAGCAGAGTTTGAAGCCGCCATGCACTGGATGCAAAAAGACCTCGCCAGTCGATCTCCCCAGGGCGAGCTGCGCACAGCCAAACACAGCGGTCACGACATCGAGCTAGAAGAACCCGCTGTCGTGACCAGGGCCATTCAAGATATCTGGGACAAGCTGGAAACGGGAAAGTAA
- a CDS encoding slipin family protein, translated as MRIPMEISTPGVAILVVCVAVGGTGAAWAANPIPIVVAALIGSFFLFSVKVVRQWEKVAVLRFGHYRRLQGPGLFLMIPIVDTLSAFVDQRVRISTVTAESALTQDTVPVNVDAIIFWLVWNVEKSILEVANFEDAISRSAQTALRESIGRHDLAEMITSRETLGQELQRNLDSKTNPWGITVQSVEIRDVRIPQALEDAMSQQAQAERERQARIILGDAELQVAAKFAEAAEVYANNPTALHLRAMNMLYEAIKERGSMVIVPSSAVETMGLGGMLATTALHKTH; from the coding sequence ATGCGTATTCCTATGGAGATCAGCACACCGGGAGTAGCCATCCTGGTGGTTTGCGTGGCGGTGGGTGGTACCGGAGCAGCATGGGCGGCCAATCCGATTCCGATCGTCGTGGCCGCACTCATTGGCTCCTTCTTCCTGTTTTCCGTGAAGGTGGTGCGGCAGTGGGAGAAGGTAGCTGTGCTTCGCTTCGGACACTACCGCAGACTCCAGGGGCCGGGGTTATTCCTGATGATCCCCATCGTGGACACGCTCAGTGCTTTCGTCGATCAACGCGTGCGTATCAGCACGGTGACGGCGGAGTCCGCGCTGACGCAGGATACGGTTCCAGTCAATGTGGATGCGATCATCTTCTGGCTGGTGTGGAACGTGGAGAAGTCCATTCTGGAAGTGGCTAACTTTGAAGACGCCATCAGCCGCAGCGCACAGACAGCGTTGCGTGAATCGATTGGGCGGCATGATCTGGCCGAGATGATCACAAGCCGCGAAACGCTTGGACAGGAGCTGCAACGGAATCTCGACAGCAAGACGAACCCGTGGGGGATTACGGTGCAGTCCGTGGAGATTCGGGATGTCCGCATTCCGCAGGCCCTGGAAGATGCGATGTCGCAACAGGCGCAGGCCGAACGCGAGCGGCAGGCCCGGATCATCCTTGGTGACGCAGAGCTACAGGTTGCAGCGAAGTTCGCGGAGGCGGCTGAGGTCTACGCCAACAATCCCACTGCGCTCCATCTGCGAGCGATGAATATGCTTTATGAAGCCATCAAGGAACGTGGATCGATGGTGATCGTTCCGTCTTCTGCGGTGGAGACGATGGGGCTGGGTGGGATGCTGGCTACGACGGCGCTGCATAAAACGCACTGA